A window of the Pedobacter frigiditerrae genome harbors these coding sequences:
- a CDS encoding YcxB family protein, whose amino-acid sequence MQITLNYTYTQDQLKMAYRFNVFPTPKAKYFMLLFSCFIFGLGGLFWLLLKPNESNAQVLNILQFILMMSWIFWSLMLMVAAINYYCLPIYAFRKSPFYKGNFTVNLITQGLAYKQQLSEQNSRSERDGFVYWGAFAKKAENDEFIFLFINKKHYILPKASFKNNEELEEFRLFLTKQKHIMTKRFNGTEIWNHT is encoded by the coding sequence ATGCAAATAACCTTAAACTATACTTATACCCAAGATCAGCTAAAAATGGCTTATCGTTTCAATGTTTTTCCCACACCTAAGGCGAAGTATTTTATGCTCCTTTTTAGTTGCTTTATTTTTGGCTTAGGTGGTTTATTTTGGCTCTTATTGAAACCCAATGAAAGCAATGCACAAGTATTAAATATATTGCAGTTTATATTGATGATGAGTTGGATATTTTGGAGCCTGATGTTAATGGTAGCTGCGATAAACTACTATTGCCTACCTATTTATGCATTTAGGAAAAGCCCGTTTTATAAAGGCAATTTTACGGTTAATTTAATAACCCAAGGACTAGCTTACAAACAACAGCTTAGTGAACAAAACAGCAGAAGCGAACGAGATGGCTTTGTTTATTGGGGAGCATTTGCCAAAAAAGCTGAAAACGATGAGTTTATCTTTTTATTTATCAATAAAAAACATTATATCCTTCCAAAGGCATCATTTAAGAATAATGAAGAACTTGAAGAATTTAGATTGTTTTTAACAAAGCAGAAGCATATCATGACAAAAAGATTTAATGGAACCGAAATTTGGAATCACACCTAA
- a CDS encoding putative sensor domain DACNV-containing protein produces MVNRATYQAAKLVAPRIEAHFAKHLAEANAKGELDLAPQPPARVIEAILDSAFWASLRKEEGHSPKISIAFLPPEQAGKPLIFNHTLPLNPNVLTKMAPGVERGGIHIGVWHDGYNLHVWGTTLNIPNYCFVVDVSEPGLLVIKHRRIYGFGKYTNVAVLKGDQIKIVEEKSASNADCPSMLLSLLDLTAHSYWNDSANILIQLAVSMRAHGRGGAVLVVPHGSADWKQSIIHPISYALEPSFRGLADLVKKDTNSSEIFWQSALKREVDHLAGLTAIDGATLITDEYELLAFGAKTGRANSSGHIQELSYSEPISGGDAIVVHPAKIGGTRHLSAAQFIYDQRNAQALVASQDGHFTIFSWSPNLNMVQAHRIDTLLL; encoded by the coding sequence ATGGTAAACCGAGCAACTTATCAGGCTGCAAAACTTGTAGCACCAAGAATCGAAGCACACTTCGCCAAACATTTAGCAGAAGCTAATGCCAAAGGCGAATTGGATTTGGCACCGCAACCTCCTGCAAGGGTAATTGAGGCAATTTTGGATTCTGCATTTTGGGCAAGTCTACGCAAAGAAGAAGGCCATTCCCCAAAAATATCGATTGCTTTTTTACCGCCAGAACAAGCGGGTAAACCTTTGATTTTTAATCATACCTTACCACTTAATCCTAATGTTTTAACCAAAATGGCACCAGGAGTAGAGCGTGGCGGTATCCATATTGGGGTTTGGCATGATGGTTACAACTTGCATGTTTGGGGTACAACTTTAAATATTCCCAACTATTGTTTTGTGGTCGATGTATCAGAGCCAGGTCTGTTGGTCATCAAACATCGCAGAATTTATGGCTTCGGAAAATATACCAACGTTGCTGTTTTAAAAGGCGACCAAATCAAAATCGTAGAAGAGAAAAGTGCTTCAAATGCAGATTGCCCATCAATGTTACTTTCGCTTTTAGATTTAACGGCACATTCTTACTGGAACGATTCGGCAAATATTTTAATCCAGTTGGCAGTTTCAATGAGGGCACATGGACGTGGCGGAGCAGTTTTGGTGGTTCCGCATGGTTCGGCTGATTGGAAACAATCCATTATTCATCCAATTAGTTATGCTTTAGAACCTAGCTTTAGGGGTTTGGCAGATTTAGTAAAGAAAGACACAAACTCTAGTGAGATTTTTTGGCAAAGTGCATTAAAAAGAGAGGTTGACCACTTAGCTGGATTAACTGCTATTGACGGTGCAACTTTAATAACAGATGAGTACGAACTTTTAGCTTTTGGCGCAAAAACTGGAAGAGCAAATAGTAGTGGCCATATTCAAGAATTGTCTTATTCTGAGCCAATTAGCGGTGGTGATGCAATTGTTGTTCATCCAGCAAAAATAGGAGGGACAAGGCATCTATCTGCTGCCCAATTTATATACGACCAAAGAAACGCACAAGCATTAGTTGCTTCACAAGATGGGCATTTTACTATTTTTAGTTGGTCACCTAACTTAAATATGGTACAAGCGCACAGAATAGATACGCTTCTTTTGTAA
- a CDS encoding pirin family protein, translating into MAQTVLHKANTRGVANHGWLKSYQSFSFAGYYNPERINFGALRVLNDDIVTGGMGFGEHPHDNMEIISIPLEGELQHKDSMGNTATIKAGEIQVMSAGTGIYHSEYNSDPKNPAKFLQIWLFPNKRNVTPRYDQILLNNTDKKNEFVQVLSPNADDAGVWIYQDAWFNLARFDAGNTKNYTLNKKGNGVYVFVLKGQVEVNGEELDERDGLGIWDTENFEVKAIADAQFLLMEVPMEF; encoded by the coding sequence ATGGCACAAACAGTATTGCACAAAGCCAACACTCGAGGAGTGGCAAATCATGGCTGGTTAAAAAGTTATCAAAGTTTCAGCTTTGCTGGATATTACAACCCAGAGCGAATTAATTTTGGGGCTTTAAGAGTTCTTAATGATGATATCGTAACAGGTGGAATGGGTTTCGGTGAACATCCTCATGATAATATGGAAATCATCTCTATTCCGTTAGAAGGAGAACTACAACATAAAGATAGCATGGGAAATACTGCAACCATTAAAGCTGGTGAAATACAGGTAATGAGTGCTGGGACAGGAATTTATCACTCAGAATACAATTCAGACCCTAAAAATCCTGCTAAGTTTTTGCAGATTTGGTTGTTTCCAAACAAGAGGAATGTAACGCCAAGGTACGACCAGATTTTATTAAACAATACCGATAAAAAAAATGAGTTTGTACAGGTTTTATCGCCTAATGCTGACGATGCTGGCGTATGGATTTACCAAGATGCTTGGTTTAATTTAGCTCGTTTTGATGCAGGAAACACTAAAAATTATACGCTAAATAAAAAAGGAAATGGCGTTTATGTTTTTGTATTGAAAGGACAAGTTGAAGTTAACGGAGAAGAATTAGATGAGAGAGATGGTTTAGGAATATGGGACACAGAAAATTTTGAAGTGAAAGCAATTGCTGATGCTCAATTTTTATTGATGGAAGTGCCTATGGAATTCTAG
- a CDS encoding response regulator: MRLNFKDYLAKKKKILIVEDEPMSVRLIQHLLKDYQFELVVAVDGFEAIEKFKKTSFSLVIMDLYMPVMDGFEASRRMKEISKDTPIIVISTTSIPEENLKRDIGIDYFLAKPLNTVKFRDFIHMLLLA; the protein is encoded by the coding sequence GTGAGACTAAATTTTAAAGATTATCTAGCCAAAAAGAAAAAGATTTTAATAGTTGAAGATGAGCCTATGAGTGTAAGGTTAATTCAACATTTATTAAAAGATTATCAATTTGAATTAGTTGTTGCTGTAGATGGTTTTGAAGCCATTGAGAAGTTTAAAAAAACATCTTTTAGCTTAGTGATTATGGATTTGTACATGCCAGTGATGGATGGTTTTGAAGCTTCAAGAAGAATGAAGGAGATTTCAAAAGATACACCTATAATTGTTATTTCTACAACTTCAATTCCAGAAGAAAATCTAAAAAGAGATATTGGTATAGATTATTTCTTAGCAAAACCTCTAAACACAGTAAAATTTAGAGATTTTATTCATATGCTTTTATTGGCATAG
- a CDS encoding M61 family metallopeptidase — MNIKKSILGIVALLSITMAAKSQVKIGFEVSFKEPQAHYAEVEMNISGIATKAYVDVKMPVWTPGSYLVREFAKSVEGFGATSNGKAVKVEKVNKNTWRVFNAKTNAVKINYRVYAFEISVRTAFIDASHAFLSSASIFMYPAGMIKTPSTVKIVPFGNWDKVSTGLEPVAGQKFTYTASDFDILFDSPIEVGTQDVFEFNAAGVRHEVAMYGGGNYDKERLKVDMAKIVEQETAIFGENPNKHYTFIVHNYAQGGGGLEHLNSTVLGASRNAYGSERGYQGFLGLVAHEYFHLWNVKRLRPIALGPFDYDNENYTTNLWIAEGFTSYYPIKVMLRAGFANPEAFVNSNLGTIGTVMNTPGAKINSAAESSFNAWINPAYRPSENGNNTFISYYTKGQVIGNLMDLEIINATKGAKSLDDVMKAMYLQCKTLKRGYTDAEFKAMVEKISGISFTSFWDKYVTGTAPVEYAKYFAYAGIDVVNENEGKSVPYFGASTGRMAAAGGAKVVIGSVARGSGAWNGGVNVNDEIVSIDDVPAEASIERMAVITNKKVGDAVKVSIIRDGLKKELNVILTANESVRFKATFNESATPQQLAVRKKWMGI; from the coding sequence ATGAATATAAAAAAATCAATTTTAGGAATAGTAGCATTACTATCAATTACCATGGCAGCTAAATCTCAAGTTAAAATAGGTTTCGAAGTAAGCTTTAAAGAACCACAAGCACATTATGCAGAAGTGGAGATGAATATCTCTGGCATTGCCACAAAAGCATATGTTGATGTAAAAATGCCTGTTTGGACACCAGGTTCTTACCTTGTTCGTGAGTTTGCTAAAAGTGTAGAAGGCTTTGGAGCAACATCAAATGGCAAAGCAGTTAAAGTAGAAAAAGTAAACAAAAATACTTGGAGAGTTTTTAATGCTAAAACAAATGCAGTAAAAATTAATTACCGTGTTTATGCTTTTGAAATTTCAGTTCGTACAGCATTTATAGATGCTTCACATGCATTTCTTTCTTCTGCAAGTATTTTTATGTACCCAGCAGGGATGATTAAAACACCTAGTACGGTAAAAATTGTTCCTTTTGGAAATTGGGATAAAGTAAGTACGGGTTTAGAGCCAGTTGCAGGACAGAAATTTACTTATACAGCTTCAGATTTTGATATCCTATTTGATAGCCCTATTGAAGTAGGTACACAAGATGTATTTGAATTTAATGCCGCTGGAGTTAGGCATGAAGTTGCCATGTATGGTGGCGGAAACTATGACAAAGAACGTTTAAAAGTTGATATGGCTAAAATTGTAGAACAAGAAACTGCAATTTTTGGCGAAAACCCGAATAAGCATTATACATTTATTGTACATAATTACGCACAAGGTGGGGGTGGATTAGAGCATTTAAATTCTACTGTTTTAGGCGCAAGTAGAAATGCCTATGGTAGTGAAAGAGGTTATCAAGGGTTTTTAGGCTTAGTTGCTCATGAGTATTTCCATTTATGGAATGTGAAAAGATTACGCCCTATAGCATTAGGTCCATTTGATTATGATAATGAAAATTATACAACTAATCTTTGGATTGCAGAAGGTTTCACTTCTTATTACCCAATAAAGGTGATGCTAAGAGCAGGTTTTGCTAATCCAGAAGCCTTTGTAAATAGTAATTTAGGCACAATTGGAACAGTGATGAATACACCAGGTGCAAAAATCAATTCTGCAGCAGAATCTAGTTTTAACGCTTGGATTAATCCAGCTTATCGTCCATCAGAAAACGGAAATAATACGTTTATTTCTTATTATACAAAAGGTCAAGTGATTGGTAATTTGATGGATTTAGAAATCATTAATGCTACGAAGGGCGCAAAAAGCTTAGACGATGTCATGAAAGCAATGTATTTACAATGCAAAACTTTAAAACGTGGTTATACCGATGCAGAATTTAAAGCAATGGTTGAAAAGATTAGTGGCATTAGCTTTACAAGTTTTTGGGATAAATATGTAACAGGAACAGCTCCGGTAGAATATGCTAAATATTTTGCGTACGCTGGTATTGATGTAGTTAATGAAAACGAAGGTAAAAGTGTTCCATATTTTGGTGCATCAACAGGCAGGATGGCAGCTGCAGGTGGTGCTAAAGTAGTTATCGGTTCAGTTGCCCGTGGTTCTGGAGCTTGGAATGGTGGCGTAAACGTAAATGATGAAATTGTTTCTATTGATGATGTCCCAGCAGAAGCAAGCATCGAAAGAATGGCTGTGATAACCAATAAAAAAGTTGGTGATGCAGTAAAAGTCAGCATCATTAGAGATGGCCTTAAAAAAGAGTTGAATGTTATTTTAACTGCTAATGAAAGTGTAAGGTTTAAAGCAACTTTCAATGAAAGTGCAACACCTCAGCAATTGGCTGTTCGCAAAAAGTGGATGGGAATTTAG
- a CDS encoding efflux RND transporter periplasmic adaptor subunit: MKVRYIIYTLLLLGLAYLVYYRISENKKIAGEGGPKGGAAGKEGKGGPGGKGGPSGPGISVEGIIVKTVSFDNRLEVSGSIEANESVVLRSEVAGLVTGIYFKEGSNVSKGSVLVKVNDRDIQAQLREALSKQNLSATNENRAKQLLQKGAISQAEYDTALADLQTLKAQAQLIRAQLAKTSVIAPFSGKIGLRSISVGEYLTPSTTIANLSSINPVKISFSVPEKYVGQISLNSSITFTTDASGKTYTGKVFAIEPGINQQTRTLQIKALAQNPNGELLPGAFAKIKLALKTLDNAILIPTEAVIPVLKGKIVYISKDGKAKQVNVEAGTRTAESVVITSGLNVGDTVLTTGAMSLKPDAPVKVKLAKTKQ; encoded by the coding sequence ATGAAAGTTAGATATATCATTTACACACTCTTACTATTAGGGCTTGCCTATCTAGTTTACTATAGAATTTCTGAAAACAAAAAAATTGCTGGAGAAGGAGGGCCAAAAGGAGGTGCCGCTGGAAAGGAAGGTAAAGGTGGGCCTGGTGGAAAAGGCGGACCTAGCGGTCCAGGTATCTCTGTGGAAGGTATTATAGTAAAAACTGTTTCTTTTGATAACAGATTAGAGGTTTCTGGTAGTATTGAAGCCAATGAATCTGTTGTGTTAAGAAGTGAAGTTGCGGGCTTGGTGACTGGAATTTACTTTAAAGAAGGGAGCAATGTAAGCAAGGGTAGCGTTTTGGTTAAAGTAAATGACAGAGATATTCAAGCGCAATTGAGAGAGGCTTTATCTAAACAAAATTTATCAGCTACTAATGAAAATAGAGCTAAACAACTTTTACAAAAAGGTGCTATTAGTCAAGCAGAATATGATACGGCTTTGGCCGATTTACAAACGTTAAAGGCACAGGCACAATTAATTAGAGCCCAACTGGCTAAAACTTCTGTTATAGCTCCATTTAGCGGAAAAATTGGTTTAAGATCAATTTCTGTTGGAGAGTATCTAACACCTTCTACAACAATAGCTAATTTATCTAGCATTAATCCTGTAAAAATTAGCTTCTCTGTTCCAGAAAAATATGTTGGCCAAATCTCTTTAAATTCTAGCATTACATTTACTACAGACGCCTCTGGAAAAACTTATACAGGAAAGGTTTTCGCAATCGAACCAGGCATTAATCAACAAACTAGAACATTACAAATAAAAGCATTGGCTCAAAACCCTAACGGAGAACTTTTGCCAGGTGCATTTGCTAAAATCAAACTGGCACTAAAAACCCTAGATAATGCTATTCTCATTCCTACTGAAGCAGTAATTCCAGTATTAAAAGGGAAAATTGTTTACATAAGTAAAGATGGTAAGGCAAAACAAGTTAATGTTGAAGCTGGTACTAGAACAGCCGAAAGTGTTGTAATCACCTCTGGTTTAAACGTTGGTGATACTGTTTTAACAACAGGCGCCATGTCATTAAAACCAGATGCACCTGTGAAAGTAAAATTAGCAAAAACTAAGCAATGA